A window of the Constrictibacter sp. MBR-5 genome harbors these coding sequences:
- a CDS encoding MFS transporter, with product MAWRIFAVLSAAYLSSQFFRVSNAVIAPELMRELDLSPAVLGAMTGAFFLTFACAQIPGGILLDRWGPRRTMAAVMSVAVAGSLLFAVANSAVALTVARALMGVGCAVGLMGALVILGRWFPPHRFAPLSALLFAIGGSGTLLATTPLAAVTAAVGWRGAFVGMAAATACLAALIFLVVRDRPETNAPGTHGAGTGAGAGEILRGMAAVLRNGRLRRIAALQFVGYGSLMSVAGLWAGPYLEDVHDLGAVGRGNVLLGVNLAIIAGALGYGWLAPWVRSPKRLIVPGTAIGIGLFWLMAILEAPPLWLAAPTLFLLAFFGSYFMLLHAHARAVLPAHLLGRGLTLQNTASIFGVFLWQSLTGLIVEAFADAGAAAPEAAYRTVFGFLGAVSLAGLLVYSGCEDDPEPPEDCR from the coding sequence ATGGCTTGGCGCATCTTCGCGGTCCTGTCGGCGGCCTATCTCTCCAGCCAGTTCTTCCGCGTCTCGAACGCCGTCATCGCGCCGGAACTCATGCGCGAACTCGATCTGTCGCCCGCCGTGCTGGGCGCCATGACCGGCGCCTTCTTCCTCACCTTCGCCTGCGCGCAGATACCGGGCGGAATCCTGCTCGACCGGTGGGGCCCGCGCCGCACGATGGCGGCGGTCATGAGCGTTGCGGTCGCGGGATCGCTGCTGTTCGCCGTAGCGAACAGCGCCGTCGCCCTGACCGTGGCGCGGGCGCTGATGGGCGTCGGCTGTGCCGTCGGCCTGATGGGCGCGCTCGTGATCCTTGGACGCTGGTTCCCGCCGCACCGCTTCGCCCCGCTCAGCGCGCTGCTCTTCGCGATCGGCGGATCGGGAACCCTGCTCGCGACCACGCCACTCGCCGCGGTGACCGCGGCGGTCGGCTGGCGCGGCGCCTTCGTCGGCATGGCGGCAGCGACCGCCTGCCTCGCCGCGCTGATCTTTCTCGTCGTCCGCGACCGGCCTGAGACCAACGCACCCGGGACGCACGGGGCAGGGACGGGAGCCGGAGCCGGAGAGATCCTGCGCGGCATGGCGGCCGTGCTGCGCAACGGCCGCCTGCGCCGCATCGCCGCCCTGCAGTTCGTCGGGTATGGCAGCCTGATGTCCGTCGCCGGCCTCTGGGCCGGCCCCTATCTCGAGGACGTTCATGATCTCGGCGCGGTCGGCCGCGGCAACGTCCTGCTCGGCGTGAACCTCGCGATCATCGCCGGCGCCCTCGGCTATGGATGGCTGGCTCCCTGGGTGCGCTCCCCGAAACGCCTGATCGTGCCGGGGACGGCGATCGGCATCGGCCTCTTCTGGCTGATGGCCATCCTCGAGGCGCCGCCGCTGTGGCTAGCGGCGCCGACCCTCTTCCTCCTGGCCTTCTTCGGCAGCTACTTCATGCTCCTGCACGCCCATGCCCGCGCCGTGCTGCCGGCGCATCTGCTCGGCCGCGGGCTGACCCTGCAGAACACTGCCTCGATCTTCGGCGTGTTCCTGTGGCAGTCGCTGACCGGGCTCATCGTCGAAGCCTTCGCGGACGCCGGCGCAGCGGCGCCGGAAGCGGCCTACCGCACGGTCTTCGGCTTCCTCGGAGCGGTTTCCCTGGCCGGGCTTCTGGTCTACAGCGGATGCGAGGACGATCCGGAGCCGCCCGAGGACTGCCGCTGA
- a CDS encoding Zn-dependent hydrolase encodes MKAGTVRIDGERLWQRHMDMAKIGGTPKGGVNRLALTEEDIVAHRTIADWAKARGFGVYLDDMGNMFVRRDGTDPTLAPAMSGSHSDTQPTGGRFDGISGVLAAFEALEAIDDAGIETRRPIECAIWNNEEGARFTPGVMGSAVYCGKSDLQTMLAGTDADGISMGSCVAALKAALPDAQPRALGTPVAGFIELHIEQGPLLEATGNVIGVVTGMQGNRRFFVDVVGEDAHSGTTPLSRRKDAFVAATDMARALRDLFHDPEDVLRFTIGRFEVSPGAVVVVPGRVFFTVDFRNPSADVLKRLGDQVEAVCRKHAGPCEVTVREPSNAAPIDFPDTMLDAIERSADAHGYPKMRIYSGAGHDARYMHTMCPTGMVFVPCERGLSHNEAENAEPEHLAAGTQVICDVLLEMAERP; translated from the coding sequence ATGAAGGCAGGCACGGTCAGGATCGACGGCGAGCGTCTGTGGCAGCGGCACATGGACATGGCGAAGATCGGCGGCACGCCGAAGGGGGGCGTGAACCGCTTGGCGCTGACCGAGGAGGACATCGTCGCGCATCGCACGATCGCCGACTGGGCGAAGGCCCGCGGCTTCGGCGTCTATCTCGACGACATGGGCAACATGTTCGTCCGCCGAGACGGCACCGACCCGACGCTGGCCCCGGCGATGAGCGGGTCGCATAGCGACACCCAGCCCACCGGCGGCCGCTTCGACGGCATCTCCGGCGTGCTGGCAGCCTTCGAGGCGCTGGAGGCGATCGACGATGCGGGGATCGAGACGCGCCGTCCGATCGAGTGCGCCATCTGGAACAACGAGGAGGGTGCGCGCTTCACGCCCGGCGTGATGGGCTCCGCCGTCTATTGCGGGAAGAGCGACCTGCAGACGATGCTCGCCGGCACCGACGCCGACGGCATCTCGATGGGATCCTGCGTCGCGGCGCTCAAGGCCGCCCTGCCCGATGCGCAGCCGCGCGCGCTCGGCACGCCGGTCGCGGGCTTCATCGAACTCCATATCGAGCAGGGGCCGCTGCTGGAGGCCACCGGAAACGTCATCGGCGTCGTCACCGGCATGCAGGGCAATCGCCGCTTCTTCGTCGACGTGGTCGGCGAGGACGCCCATTCCGGCACGACCCCGCTCAGCCGGCGCAAGGACGCCTTTGTCGCCGCGACGGACATGGCCCGCGCCCTGCGCGACCTGTTCCACGATCCCGAGGACGTGCTGCGCTTCACCATCGGACGGTTCGAGGTTTCTCCGGGCGCCGTGGTGGTGGTGCCGGGTAGGGTGTTCTTCACCGTCGACTTCCGCAATCCCTCCGCCGACGTCCTGAAGCGCCTGGGCGACCAGGTGGAAGCCGTCTGCCGCAAGCATGCCGGCCCATGCGAGGTGACGGTGCGCGAGCCCTCGAACGCGGCGCCGATCGACTTCCCGGACACGATGCTGGATGCCATCGAGCGCTCGGCCGACGCGCACGGCTACCCTAAGATGCGCATCTACTCGGGTGCCGGACACGATGCCCGCTACATGCACACCATGTGTCCGACGGGCATGGTGTTCGTGCCGTGCGAGCGCGGCCTCAGCCACAACGAGGCGGAGAATGCCGAGCCGGAGCATCTCGCGGCGGGCACACAGGTCATCTGCGACGTGCTGCTGGAGATGGCCGAACGCCCCTGA